The nucleotide window TGAAGACTTAGGTCCTTTTAGTAATGATCGTTGTGATTATCCTGATTATGCACATTTATTAAGTTCTAAAATTGACGAAAATAGTTTTGGAATTTTAGTGTGTGGATCAGGTATTGGTATGAGTATAGCAGCAAATCGCCATACAAATATACGCTGTGCTTTGTGTAATGAACCTTTAAGCGCTAGACTCTCAAGAGAACATAACGATGCAAATGTTTTAGCCTTAGGAGCTAGACTAACCGGAGTAGATATGGCTTTTGAAATCATCTCAAATTTCATTAATACTTCTTTTAGCGGTGGAAGACATTGCGTGCGAATTAGCAAAATAGAGGCAAAATTATGATTTTAAGTTGGCTTGTA belongs to Campylobacter sp. CNRCH_2014_0184h and includes:
- the rpiB gene encoding ribose 5-phosphate isomerase B, translated to MLREKIYIASDHAGFILKQEIINFLQEKNISFEDLGPFSNDRCDYPDYAHLLSSKIDENSFGILVCGSGIGMSIAANRHTNIRCALCNEPLSARLSREHNDANVLALGARLTGVDMAFEIISNFINTSFSGGRHCVRISKIEAKL